The proteins below come from a single Aphanothece sacrum FPU1 genomic window:
- a CDS encoding lipase/acyltransferase domain-containing protein has protein sequence MVTSSPAESSTLVFFVPGIMGSSLIIRQNPSSDHDKEIWGEDLLCNIRTLREKPGLLAIQENKPVDAVKVIERFNNFTADWANIYGSLFDFLITPTGEKGLGLISENLGSSKHPEPNFFPFAYDWRKDNQESANFLADFIKEKDKNGDRRLRFIVHSMGGIVTRLMLLDNPDIAQRTDLLFQIASPLLGSAKAYSILKQGLKFNDNFILDWVYNMLQPSKKRAEFCQSIMTFPSIYQLLPPPEIKSLCDRNGKLYSALDDSIWPTNVREYLENARNVHQRLKQSQYLDQNQINIRCVYSMSHLTPTLYLVEPMANFNVITQVPSNMYGDNTVTFESAIAYSISSPENQIDSNPCDHMGLCRNETVYNILRMEFN, from the coding sequence TTGGTAACTTCATCTCCTGCTGAGTCATCTACTCTTGTATTTTTTGTCCCTGGTATTATGGGGTCAAGTTTAATAATTCGTCAAAACCCATCTTCTGATCACGATAAAGAGATATGGGGCGAAGATTTACTATGTAATATCCGTACTCTTAGGGAAAAACCTGGTTTATTAGCTATACAAGAAAATAAACCTGTTGATGCAGTTAAAGTCATTGAGCGTTTTAATAATTTTACTGCAGATTGGGCAAATATTTATGGATCTTTGTTCGATTTTCTTATTACACCTACAGGAGAAAAGGGATTAGGTTTAATTTCTGAAAATCTAGGATCATCAAAACATCCAGAACCTAACTTTTTTCCCTTTGCTTATGATTGGAGAAAGGATAATCAAGAATCAGCTAATTTTCTAGCTGATTTTATTAAAGAAAAAGATAAAAATGGGGATCGTAGATTGCGTTTTATTGTTCATAGTATGGGAGGAATTGTTACTCGATTAATGCTTTTAGATAATCCAGATATTGCTCAAAGAACCGATTTATTGTTTCAGATTGCCTCTCCCCTTTTAGGTTCAGCTAAAGCTTACTCTATTCTCAAACAAGGCCTTAAATTTAATGATAATTTTATCTTAGATTGGGTCTATAATATGCTACAACCCAGTAAGAAAAGAGCAGAGTTTTGTCAATCAATCATGACTTTTCCTTCTATTTATCAACTGTTACCTCCACCTGAAATTAAATCTCTTTGCGATCGCAACGGTAAGCTTTATTCTGCCCTAGATGATAGCATTTGGCCAACTAATGTTAGGGAATATCTTGAGAATGCAAGAAATGTTCATCAGAGACTTAAGCAATCTCAATATCTTGATCAAAACCAAATTAATATTAGATGTGTTTATTCTATGTCACATTTAACACCAACATTATATTTGGTTGAACCGATGGCAAATTTTAATGTCATTACACAAGTCCCTAGTAATATGTATGGAGATAACACAGTGACTTTTGAGAGTGCGATCGCTTATAGTATAAGTAGTCCAGAGAATCAAATTGATAGTAATCCCTGTGATCACATGGGTCTCTGTCGCAATGAAACTGTCTATAATATACTTAGAATGGAGTTCAACTAA
- a CDS encoding helix-turn-helix domain-containing protein — protein MSTINQRHLKEFLQNLPEQIPSIELFSTPWMGKQGDKVNIRLEVTGGSIAADIPLMIEFFNQEGDFSIDPIPVNSSDLTASFTLPEKFDQGSYVLQVTYNKVILASKTFDIVDEESARQMAEFEEGLGIEDQVSQAIKKGNYDEAIKLQEKAVEHFLNANNPELAARSWEDLVENLYKNNKPELSKDALEKALGIYSGIEGLENKEEFITRINEKIEICNNTIIQPEPLKNNIKLLREKKEHSQEQLAALVGKTPDIIKVWEEGQGFEEIKQFFELAQALNCQIDDLIQINYDVSNKLKIRSKIRNLIENNTTLTQSQLAFLVGETPDIIKKWEEGQELQELIPYFQLAQELDCKLSDLIELVDDTVKPKLPEPLLEVTNFDKSSTKG, from the coding sequence ATGAGTACAATTAATCAACGTCACCTAAAAGAATTCTTACAAAACCTTCCTGAACAAATTCCTAGTATTGAGCTTTTCTCTACTCCCTGGATGGGAAAACAAGGGGATAAGGTTAATATTAGATTAGAAGTGACGGGGGGAAGTATTGCTGCTGATATTCCTTTAATGATTGAATTTTTTAATCAAGAAGGTGACTTCTCAATTGATCCTATTCCTGTAAATTCATCTGATTTAACTGCTAGTTTTACGCTTCCTGAAAAATTTGACCAAGGAAGTTATGTTTTACAAGTAACGTATAATAAGGTTATTTTAGCAAGTAAAACATTTGATATTGTGGATGAAGAATCTGCTCGACAGATGGCAGAATTTGAAGAAGGTTTAGGAATAGAAGATCAAGTTAGTCAAGCGATTAAAAAGGGAAATTATGATGAAGCTATTAAGTTGCAAGAAAAGGCAGTAGAACATTTCTTAAATGCTAATAATCCAGAACTCGCTGCACGTTCTTGGGAAGATTTGGTAGAAAATTTGTATAAAAATAATAAACCAGAATTATCTAAAGATGCTTTAGAGAAAGCTTTAGGGATTTATTCGGGTATTGAAGGATTAGAAAATAAAGAAGAATTTATCACTAGAATTAATGAGAAAATAGAGATCTGTAATAATACGATAATTCAACCAGAACCACTCAAGAATAACATAAAATTACTGAGAGAAAAAAAAGAACATTCTCAAGAGCAACTAGCAGCATTAGTTGGGAAAACACCTGATATTATTAAAGTATGGGAAGAAGGACAAGGATTTGAGGAAATAAAGCAATTTTTTGAACTTGCTCAAGCTTTAAATTGTCAAATTGATGATTTAATACAGATTAATTATGACGTATCGAATAAACTTAAAATTCGTTCAAAAATCAGAAATCTTATAGAGAATAATACAACCTTAACTCAAAGTCAACTAGCATTTTTAGTTGGGGAAACACCTGACATAATTAAAAAGTGGGAAGAAGGACAAGAACTGCAGGAACTAATACCATACTTTCAACTTGCTCAAGAGTTAGATTGTAAACTCAGTGATCTGATAGAATTAGTTGATGATACTGTTAAACCGAAATTACCAGAACCTTTACTTGAAGTAACGAATTTTGACAAAAGCTCGACAAAAGGATAA
- a CDS encoding hemolysin family protein — MNGQDIFIRVLSVVLLIAINAFFVTAEFAVVSVRRSRISQLVEAGDLQAQTVQSLQRSIDRLLSTTQLGITLSSLALGWIGENTMAVLVKYLLERLPFPSEMITGLSHSLAIPVAFFLMAYLQIVLGELCPKSVALIYSEQLARFLGPAIGVIAKVFHPFIWVLNQSTHLLLRTLGIKHTRERRYNQVTSEELQLIIATEGESTGLEAQERALLKNIFEFGEVTAVEVMVPRTQLIAISETATFGEFLEEVTQAGHSRYPVKGESLDDILGIIDFKDLALPLAQGQLIATSSIDDWVKPVKFVSESMTLDELLSLMQRSQLKMVMVVDEFGGTSGLITLQDLIAEILDHDLEGVNEEEVALQMLDDKTFIVEAQMNLEELNNLLALDLPLTDEYQTLGGFLLYQWQKIPTMGETLSYENLEFTIVSAEGPRLKQIRLHRQETPIIEPSLNQEIS, encoded by the coding sequence ATGAACGGTCAAGATATATTTATACGAGTATTATCAGTAGTGTTGCTGATAGCGATTAATGCTTTTTTCGTGACAGCAGAGTTTGCAGTAGTTTCCGTAAGGCGATCGCGTATTAGCCAGTTAGTGGAAGCGGGAGACCTTCAGGCACAAACAGTTCAATCTTTACAAAGAAGTATTGATCGTCTGTTATCAACTACCCAATTAGGGATTACTCTGTCTAGTCTAGCATTAGGTTGGATTGGAGAAAATACGATGGCGGTATTAGTTAAGTATTTACTAGAACGCTTGCCTTTTCCATCAGAAATGATAACAGGTTTATCTCATAGTTTAGCAATTCCTGTGGCTTTTTTCTTGATGGCCTATTTACAAATTGTGTTAGGGGAATTATGTCCTAAATCGGTTGCACTTATTTATTCTGAACAATTAGCAAGATTTTTGGGGCCTGCTATTGGGGTAATTGCTAAAGTTTTTCATCCTTTTATTTGGGTTTTAAATCAATCAACCCATTTATTATTACGCACTTTAGGTATTAAGCATACCAGAGAAAGAAGATATAATCAAGTTACCTCAGAAGAACTACAATTAATTATTGCAACTGAAGGAGAATCAACGGGTTTAGAAGCGCAAGAAAGGGCTTTATTAAAGAATATTTTTGAATTTGGGGAAGTTACTGCGGTGGAAGTAATGGTTCCCCGAACTCAATTAATTGCTATTTCTGAAACTGCTACTTTTGGAGAGTTTTTAGAAGAAGTAACTCAAGCTGGTCATTCTCGTTATCCGGTTAAAGGTGAATCTTTGGATGATATTTTAGGGATTATTGATTTTAAAGATTTAGCCTTACCTTTGGCCCAAGGACAACTAATCGCAACTTCATCAATTGATGATTGGGTTAAACCTGTTAAATTTGTCTCTGAGTCTATGACTTTAGATGAATTACTTTCTTTAATGCAGCGATCGCAATTAAAGATGGTGATGGTAGTGGATGAGTTTGGAGGAACATCAGGATTAATAACTTTGCAAGATTTAATTGCAGAAATTCTTGATCATGATTTAGAAGGGGTCAATGAGGAAGAAGTGGCTTTACAAATGTTAGATGATAAGACATTTATTGTTGAAGCACAAATGAATTTGGAAGAATTAAATAACCTTTTGGCGTTGGATTTACCTTTAACGGATGAATATCAAACTCTTGGGGGATTTTTATTATATCAATGGCAAAAAATTCCGACGATGGGAGAGACATTATCTTACGAAAATTTAGAGTTTACTATTGTTTCTGCTGAGGGGCCTCGTCTTAAACAAATACGTCTTCATCGACAAGAAACTCCGATTATTGAACCTTCTCTTAATCAGGAAATATCGTAA